The following coding sequences are from one Clostridia bacterium window:
- a CDS encoding DUF3168 domain-containing protein, with the protein MKDICQAVYKYLSLDADIHSVIGDRLYPVLLPQNAILPSIVYSPMLANYDSALSGDTGFVRQTVQFSCHDKTFKKARELSRLVKYKLQDYKGNMYGLNIQAVFIRSDFMSNSNTAIRFDTDEYMSVIEFEFQFNE; encoded by the coding sequence ATGAAAGATATCTGTCAGGCTGTGTATAAGTACCTAAGTTTAGATGCTGATATACATAGCGTTATCGGCGACAGACTGTACCCCGTTCTTCTTCCTCAGAACGCTATATTGCCTTCAATCGTGTATTCGCCAATGCTTGCCAATTACGACTCTGCGCTTAGTGGAGATACAGGTTTCGTACGTCAAACGGTACAGTTTAGCTGTCACGATAAGACATTCAAAAAAGCACGTGAACTTTCACGGCTTGTAAAGTATAAGCTTCAAGACTACAAAGGCAATATGTACGGACTTAACATACAGGCAGTATTCATACGTTCAGATTTTATGTCAAATTCTAACACGGCTATAAGGTTTGATACGGATGAGTACATGTCGGTAATCGAGTTTGAATTTCAATTTAATGAATAG
- a CDS encoding phage tail tube protein, which yields MEVGGITSTKVVGIKNWSLELSLDTLETTALGVDWKEYITGLKEWTASSEGDYNVPQDTQGQEVLQSAFLSGETVTVKLYVDENNYYTGTAYISSLSIEDPVDDVVSISIEFTGTGELTFEKGVIE from the coding sequence GTGGAAGTAGGCGGTATCACATCTACAAAAGTCGTTGGGATAAAGAACTGGTCGCTTGAATTATCCCTAGATACGCTTGAGACAACAGCCTTAGGCGTGGATTGGAAAGAATACATAACAGGACTTAAGGAATGGACAGCATCAAGCGAAGGCGACTACAACGTACCACAGGATACTCAGGGTCAGGAAGTTTTGCAATCAGCCTTTTTATCAGGTGAGACCGTGACTGTAAAGCTGTATGTGGATGAGAATAATTACTATACAGGAACAGCTTATATAAGTTCGTTATCAATAGAAGACCCCGTGGACGATGTGGTGTCAATAAGTATTGAGTTTACCGGTACAGGCGAGCTTACATTTGAAAAAGGAGTAATTGAATGA